A window from Pagrus major chromosome 4, Pma_NU_1.0 encodes these proteins:
- the LOC140994826 gene encoding uncharacterized protein: protein MAEKCEFHAPSVSFLGYIVAQGSVQMDPAKVSAVSSWPVPDSHKQLQRFLGFANFYRRFIRNYSSIAAPLTTLTSSKVPFLWTQAAEEALLTLKSRFISTPILQVPDPDHQFVVEVDASNSGLRHRPAPV, encoded by the coding sequence ATGGCCGAGAAGTGTGAGTTTCACGCCCCATCTGTCTCCTTCTTGGGGTACATCGTAGCCCAGGGCAGCGTACAGATGGACCCAGCAAAAGTATCAGCGGTCAGCTCTTGGCCCGTTCCGGACTCCCACAAGCAGTTACAAAGGTTCCTGGGATTTGCCAACTTCTATCGCCGCTTCATCCGCAACTACAGCTCCATCGCTGCTCCCCTCACTACTCTCACCTCCTCCAAAGTTCCCTTCCTCTGGACTCAGGCTGCGGAGGAGGCCTTGCTGACCCTCAAGTCCCGGTTCATCTCCACTCCCATCCTCCAAGTTCCTGATCCTGATCATCAGTTcgtggtggaggtggatgcCTCCAACTCGGGACTTCGTCACCGGCCTGCCCCCGTCTGA